From the genome of Mugil cephalus isolate CIBA_MC_2020 chromosome 2, CIBA_Mcephalus_1.1, whole genome shotgun sequence, one region includes:
- the LOC125004180 gene encoding bestrophin-2-like, whose product MTVTYTARVANARFCGFSKLLLAWKGSIYKVLYKEFLAFFAMYTAISITYRFFLYDDQKRYFEKLAIYCNHYASLIPMSFVLGFYVTLVVNRWWNQYTSIPLPDRLMCVLSGGLQGSDERGRLLRRTMMRYASLSALLILRSVSTAVFKRFPTMDHVVEAGFMSREERKKFESLHSPYNKYWIPCVWFTNLAAVARCEGRIKDDHTLKLLLEELNSFRGKCSMLFHYDMISVPLVYTQVVTLAVYSFFLVCLIGRQFLDPGQGYPGHDLDLYVPIFTLLQFFFYAGWLKVAEQLINPFGEDDDDFETNWLIDRNFQVSMMAVDEMYGDLPMMERDRYWNDSNPRPPYTAATLFVLRKPSFQGSTFDMAIPKEEMHFQPLENIAENLEESGTRHPNMALFNRLLNAAPSPTELMGGALRRTSAHLQRLRHFPSIDQCTSDDDDDEDSCKIGKGGSLPSGLGQDTQSTVCSFREEKSARTPLLEIQFGEEEVAKNANEELSGAEGKSDDEREKSEKEETCGAPVSLLPPPPHSSRERSSRPVSAIPITSHHPSAFLFSPAAHSSLEHCSSQPAISHNRAVPTIPRPPCGGKKMSFLTVPSYNEPQRFRSVSMGSELTGS is encoded by the exons ATGACCGTCACCTACACGGCCAGAGTTGCAAACGCCCGATTCTGTGGCTTCTCCAAACTGCTCCTGGCCTGGAAAGGGAGCATCTACAAGGTGCTGTACAAGGAGTTCCTGGCTTTCTTTGCCATGTACACAGCCATCAGCATCACTTACAG ATTTTTCCTCTACGATGACCAGAAGAGGTATTTTGAAAAGCTGGCTATTTATTGCAACCACTATGCCAGTCTCATCCCCATGTCCTTTGTGCTGG GTTTCTACGTGACCCTGGTGGTGAACCGCTGGTGGAACCAGTACACCAGCATCCCGCTCCCTGACAGGCTCATGTGCGTCCTGTCCGGGGGGCTCCAGGGGAGCGATGAGCGAGGCCGCCTGCTGAGGCGCACCATGATGCGCTACGCCAGTCTGTCGGCCCTGCTCATCCTCCGCTCCGTCAGCACCGCCGTCTTCAAACGGTTCCCCACCATGGACCACGTGGTGGAGGCTG GATTCATGTCGAGAGAGGAACGAAAGAAGTTTGAGAGTCTCCACTCTCCTTATAACAAATACTGGATCCCCTGCGTTTGGTTCACCAACCTGGCGGCTGTGGCTCGCTGCGAGGGCAGAATCAAAGACGATCACACACtcaagctgctgctggag GAGCTGAACTCGTTCAGAGGGAAGTGCAGCATGCTGTTTCATTACGATATGATCAGTGTGCCTCTGGTGTACACTCAG GTGGTGACTTTGGCCGTGTACAGTTTTTTCCTGGTGTGTCTAATCGGTCGACAGTTCCTGGACCCCGGTCAGGGTTACCCAGGTCACGACCTGGACCTCTATGTGCCCATCTTCACCCTGCTGCAGTTCTTCTTCTACGCAGGTTGGCTCAAG GTGGCAGAGCAGCTGATCAACCCCTTCGGAGAGGACGACGACGACTTTGAGACCAACTGGCTGATTGACCGGAACTTCCAG GTTTCTATGATGGCGGTTGACGAGATGTACGGAGATCTGCCGATGATGGAGAGAGACCGTTACTGGAATGACTCCAATCCTAGGCCGCCTTACACCGCAGCCACTCTGTTTGTCCTGCGTAAACCCTCCTTCCAGGGGTCCACTTTTGACATGGC GATCCCTAAGGAGGAGATGCACTTCCAGCCTCTGGAGAACATTGCTGAGAACTTGGAGGAGTCGGGCACACGTCACCCGAACATGGCGCTCTTCAACCGCCTCCTTAATGCAGCCCCGTCCCCAACTGAGCTGATGGGAGGGGCCCTCCGCCGGACGTCAGCGCATCTTCAGAGGCTGCGTCACTTCCCGAGCATTGACCAGTGCactagtgatgatgatgatgacgaggaCAGCTGTAAAATAGGTAAAGGGGGGTCTCTGCCGTCAGGACTGGGGCAGGACACCCAGAGCACCGTGTGCAGTTTTAGGGAGGAGAAAAGTGCCAGGACGCCTCTGCTGGAAATTCAGtttggggaggaggaggtggccaAGAACGCAAATGAAGAGCTGAGTGGAGCGGAGGGGAAGAGTGATGACGAGAGGGAGAaatcagagaaggaggagacctgtggagctccagtgTCGCTGCTTCCTCCCCCGCCTCATTCCTCCAGAGAACGGTCCAGTCGACCAGTTTCTGCCATTCCCATCACCTCCCATCACCCCTCCGCTTTCCTGTTTTCTCCGGCTGCGCACTCCAGTCTGGAGCACTGCAGCTCCCAGCcagcaatcagccacaacagagCCGTGCCCACCATCCCCAGACCTCCCtgcggtggaaaaaaaatgtccttcctCACTGTGCCGTCTTACAACGAACCTCAGCGTTTCCGCAGTGTGAGCATGGGGTCGGAGCTCACAGGGTCTTAG